A window of Paraburkholderia bryophila contains these coding sequences:
- the glgA gene encoding glycogen synthase GlgA — MSLNVLLVASEALPLAKSGGLGDMVSAYAAALRDAGVDVSILMPAYPEALERALDVAPVARMTGLPGGDARLLRARMPDTGVTVLLLQMDHLFAREGLYRDPQGRDYLDNLTRFASLAAAATRIARGVRNLKRPDIVHAHDWHAGLTPLYMRLAGVAARSVFTIHNLAFQGNHPLAMGGWIGVPSDLLTPALSDERSIEFYGSLSMMKAGIVHADRVNTVSRRYAREILTSRFGHGMEGVLQAQAGKLSGIVNGIDTVAWNPATDSQIARPYSVDDTAGKQACKRELQQAFGLTRDPFAPLVAIGSRLTEQKLADVVARALPTLLERHPRLQFAILGQGEPALELALQQLAAAWPGRVGVQIGYDEQRAHRLHAGADMLLHGSRFEPCGLTQLYAMRYGTIPVASRVGGLADTIVDYLPLEAPDPREPRDVRLMHGEACATGFLFDGEQVDDVVHALGRALAAFVQPASWHALQRNAMSRDFGWEASTANYLALYAEMVDARPALRETRVRKTPVRARAAGTSGGTRQAARADEGFNAGVGEMARSA; from the coding sequence TTGTCGCTCAACGTTCTTCTTGTCGCTTCCGAAGCCCTGCCGCTCGCCAAATCCGGCGGCCTCGGCGACATGGTCAGTGCTTACGCCGCCGCGCTGCGCGATGCCGGCGTCGATGTGTCGATTCTGATGCCTGCTTATCCCGAGGCGCTCGAACGCGCCCTCGACGTCGCGCCCGTTGCGCGCATGACCGGCCTGCCCGGCGGCGACGCACGGCTGCTGCGCGCGCGGATGCCCGACACCGGCGTCACGGTGCTGCTGCTGCAAATGGATCACCTGTTCGCCCGCGAAGGTCTGTACCGCGATCCGCAAGGGCGCGACTACCTCGACAACCTGACGCGCTTCGCGTCGCTCGCCGCGGCGGCCACACGTATCGCACGCGGCGTGCGTAATCTGAAGCGCCCCGACATCGTGCACGCGCACGATTGGCATGCAGGCCTCACGCCGCTTTATATGCGGCTCGCGGGCGTCGCCGCGAGAAGCGTCTTCACGATTCATAACCTCGCCTTCCAGGGCAACCATCCGCTCGCAATGGGCGGCTGGATCGGCGTGCCGTCCGACTTGCTGACACCCGCGCTGTCCGACGAACGCAGCATCGAGTTCTACGGCTCGCTGAGCATGATGAAAGCGGGCATCGTCCACGCCGACCGCGTCAACACGGTCAGCCGGCGCTATGCGCGCGAGATTCTGACGTCCCGCTTCGGTCACGGCATGGAAGGCGTGTTGCAGGCGCAGGCGGGCAAGCTGTCCGGCATCGTCAACGGGATCGATACGGTCGCATGGAATCCGGCGACCGATTCACAGATTGCCCGTCCCTATTCCGTCGACGACACCGCCGGCAAGCAGGCCTGCAAGCGCGAGTTGCAACAGGCGTTCGGGCTGACGCGCGATCCGTTCGCGCCGCTGGTCGCGATCGGCAGCCGGCTGACCGAACAGAAGCTCGCCGACGTCGTGGCGCGGGCGCTGCCCACGCTGCTCGAACGGCATCCGCGTCTGCAATTCGCGATTCTCGGTCAGGGCGAGCCCGCGCTCGAACTGGCGCTGCAGCAACTGGCGGCGGCGTGGCCTGGACGGGTCGGCGTGCAGATCGGCTATGACGAACAGCGCGCGCATAGGCTGCACGCGGGTGCGGACATGCTGCTGCATGGCAGCCGCTTCGAGCCCTGCGGACTCACCCAACTTTATGCGATGCGTTACGGCACGATTCCGGTGGCGTCGCGCGTGGGTGGGTTGGCGGATACGATCGTCGATTACCTGCCGCTCGAGGCGCCCGATCCGCGTGAGCCGCGTGACGTGCGGCTCATGCACGGTGAAGCCTGCGCGACCGGCTTTCTGTTCGACGGCGAGCAAGTGGACGATGTCGTGCATGCGCTCGGACGAGCCCTCGCCGCGTTCGTGCAGCCGGCGTCGTGGCACGCGTTGCAGCGCAATGCGATGAGCCGCGATTTCGGCTGGGAAGCGTCGACCGCGAACTATCTCGCGTTGTATGCGGAGATGGTCGATGCGCGCCCGGCGCTGCGCGAGACGCGGGTTCGCAAGACACCGGTTCGGGCTCGCGCGGCGGGTACCTCGGGTGGGACGCGCCAGGCTGCTCGTGCGGATGAGGGGTTCAACGCGGGCGTCGGGGAGATGGCGCGCAGTGCGTGA
- a CDS encoding VOC family protein, with protein MSSPVLRVARPTNQLNQVADFYTRGLGFEVLARFDDHEGFDGIVVGRRDCPWHIEFTHQHGVTVERAPTHEHLLVLYLPALDEWTAAVERLQAFGVTPCGAENPYWDREGKTFEDPDGYRIVLQHAAWG; from the coding sequence ATGTCGTCACCCGTTCTGCGCGTCGCCCGTCCCACCAACCAGCTCAATCAGGTCGCCGATTTCTACACGCGTGGACTAGGCTTCGAGGTGCTGGCGCGCTTCGACGATCACGAAGGTTTCGACGGTATCGTCGTCGGACGGCGCGACTGTCCGTGGCACATCGAATTCACGCATCAGCACGGCGTCACCGTCGAACGCGCGCCGACTCACGAACATCTTCTCGTACTCTATCTGCCCGCCCTCGACGAGTGGACCGCCGCGGTCGAGCGGCTTCAGGCATTCGGCGTCACGCCGTGCGGAGCCGAAAATCCCTACTGGGATCGCGAGGGCAAAACCTTCGAAGACCCGGACGGCTATCGAATCGTCCTGCAGCATGCCGCGTGGGGCTGA